A window of the Trichoderma asperellum chromosome 6, complete sequence genome harbors these coding sequences:
- a CDS encoding uncharacterized protein (EggNog:ENOG41~SECRETED:SignalP(1-22)) — translation MLPQIGVLLFFGLCGRGPLAAAAITVPVDPDVDPLPLSTAGAVTSASELLRQSCPEEFPPRTPYSPELLMSSFDDFGATGEDVFPNGTVFPSSDSLVRGAIEAWGQHQSLVLRPDEVWFEILVQLNFYMTAHAEDVRHLFVDFEGKEEIQVWRLSWHDVIAAFGGEIQKRVKTDWLLDWITPSFTTTDETDGLTATVLMMGLMQHYFEFSGGITCGLPEVTLLGTRDDWVKLLNKLDRLKEWGDEPADYAERLRPILKRFVDTWDNPGSEETKDFWKNIVRSQRLFSCGGPPDYRISGWITGFLHWTAEGSLRIPRNVEKEFQPSDGDLVLDGVPYFPETLKDVPVGYAKAPLKMMDYPSPGANSTAYLLAGNVGVQRLAVTSSDEPGHEDWKVTAQPMSAWFLYGPVDATVKVGPGYGNGDELLKMAAGLGMCETHSNTTDGDGEGPILIGIGDDGSETSWW, via the coding sequence ATGTTGCCTCAGATAGGGGTATTACTCTTCTTCGGCCTTTGTGGCCGTGGGCCTCTGGCCGCAGCTGCCATCACAGTCCCTGTCGATCCGGATGTTGACCCACTTCCGCTATCGACCGCCGGTGCCGTGACGTCTGCGTCGGAGCTGCTCCGGCAAAGCTGTCCCGAAGAGTTCCCTCCGCGCACGCCATACTCGCCAGAGCTTCTCATGTCCTCCTTTGACGATTTTGGGGCTACTGGCGAGGACGTGTTTCCCAATGGCACCGTCTTCCCATCATCGGACAGTCTCGTGAGAGGGGCAATCGAGGCATGGGGCCAGCACCAGAGCCTTGTCCTCCGGCCTGACGAGGTATGGTTCGAGATTCTGGTGCAGCTCAACTTCTACATGACTGCGCACGCAGAAGACGTCAGGCACCTCTTCGTCGACTttgaaggcaaagaagagatCCAGGTGTGGCGTCTCTCGTGGCATGACGTGATTGCGGCGTTTGGGGGCGAGATCCAGAAGAGGGTCAAGACCGATTGGCTGCTGGACTGGATCACGCCCAGCTTCACCACGACAGATGAGACCGACGGCCTCACAGCCACCGTCTTGATGATGGGCTTGATGCAGCATTACTTTGAGTTCAGTGGGGGCATCACCTGTGGCCTTCCCGAGGTGACGTTGCTGGGCACGAGAGACGACTGGGTGAAGCTGCTGAACAAGCTAGACCGGCTGAAGGAGTGGGGAGACGAGCCAGCCGACTATGCCGAGCGTCTGCGTCCCATTCTCAAGCGCTTCGTCGATACGTGGGACAACCCCGGCAGCGAAGAAACTAAGGACTTCTGGAAAAACATTGTGCGGTCCCAGCGCCTGTTCTCCTGCGGTGGACCCCCTGACTACCGCATCTCAGGGTGGATCACCGGCTTCCTGCACTGGACAGCCGAGGGCTCGCTTCGCATCCCGCGCAACGTCGAAAAGGAGTTCCAGCCCTCGGACGGCGACCTGGTGCTCGACGGCGTCCCGTATTTCCCAGAGACGCTCAAGGACGTGCCCGTCGGCTACGCAAAGGCGCCGCTCAAGATGATGGACTACCCAAGTCCAGGGGCCAACTCCACGGCCTATCTGTTGGCTGGCAACGTCGGCGTCCAGAGACTGGCGGTGACCTCAAGCGACGAACCGGGGCACGAGGACTGGAAAGTGACGGCGCAACCGATGAGTGCGTGGTTCTTGTACGGGCCTGTGGACGCGACGGTCAAGGTCGGGCCGGGATATGGCAACggcgatgagctgctgaagatggcgGCGGGGCTGGGAATGTGCGAGACGCATAGCAATACTACAGACGGTGACGGCGAGGGACCTATTCTGATTGGCATTGGAGACGATGGCAGCGAAACAtcgtggtggtga